Genomic window (Dyadobacter fanqingshengii):
CTCATCAAATTCCATTGCTCCCGGTAGCAGCGCTGAATGCTCGTCATGGGTGAACTGGACTAGCAGAAAGCCATTAGGCCGGCCTTTATAGATCATCGGACTAACCGCAAGGGTTACTTTAATTGTTTCCTTGCTTTGCTTAATCACGATGCCTGTGACCACTGCTTTCTGAGGGGTTTCGGAGACCTTGTTACAGGCTGTCTTGAAGGCAATGGCAAGAGGGCCAGGCAAAAGCTCGGTCAGATCTGATGTAAAATTCTTTTGAGTAAGGAACTTGCCCGTAGGGCCATAGGATTTAAGCACCTTGTTGTTTTCATCCACACAGATAAGCAGGCGTTGCTCTTCATTAAAAAGGGTTTCAATAATTGCCCCATCCAGGGTGCGGTCAGGAATTTTAATATTTTCCGGCTGAGAAGGCCCTAAACTGGCAGGCTTGTAATACGTGTATTCTGGCACTGTAAATGTTTCAAAGTTCACAGAAGGGCTGGCATCCAGCTTCTTGTAAACCTTCGAATTCTTATCAATGACTTTTAGACTTTTTAATATAGGTAAAGGGTTCTCACTAGACCCTAAAAACAGGTAACCCTCCGGTTTTAGTCCAAACAGTAGCATATGATAGATTTTCTGCTGCAAGGTTGGGGTCATGTAAATCAGCAGGTTACGGCAGCTGATCAAGTGCATATTGCAGTAGGGAGGGTTTTTTACCAGATCATGTCTGGAAAAAATGAGCGTTCTCCGTATTTCCGGGACTACCTTGTAGTCGTCCCCTTCTTGCACAAAGTACTTTTCCAGGTATTTTTGCGGCACCTGGGAAACCACAGAAGCGGTATAAATGCCTTTCCCGGCATGGGCCAGCGCAGCGGTGTCGATATCGGTAGCAAATATTTTCACTTCATGCTCCTGAGCCTTTTCTCCCAACAGCTCCCGGACCAGGATAGCCATAGAATAAGCTTCTTCTCCCGTCGCGCAGCCCGTGACCCATATCCTGATCTCCTGCCCACTGGCAAGACCTTTTATGATGGCAGGAAGCACCCGTTTTTCCAGGGAATCAAAAGCTTCGGCATCCCTGAAAAAAGCAGTTACGCTGATCAGAAAGTCCTTGGCAAGCGCTTCGGTTTCACTTGGGGAACCTTTGGCAAATTCCAGATAAGTTTCGAGCCGGCTGAAGTTATTGTAGGCCGCCCTTCTTTTAATCCGTCTCAGGATGGTTGATTCCTTGTAGTCTGAAAAATCCAGTGGCAGCTGCTGACTGATGAGCTCGATCAAACCGGCCATGTTTTCCTCATCAGAAATCCCTGCCGCCAGTAGTTCAATTTCCCGCTTGACGTATTCTTCAATGACGCCGGGCATCGCCTCGGGCTCGACAATGAAATCAACCATTCCCGTCGCAACGGCGTTGGAAGGCATACTTTTAAATTCAGTGGTTTCCGGGTTTCGGGCAATCACCATCCCGCCTGCCTTCTTGATGGCTTTCACGCCGTTGCTGCCATCAGAGCCCAGGCCCGACAGAATAATACCAATCGCTTTGGTGCCGCAGTCAGCGGCAAGCGAAGAAAAAAAGGTATTGATAGTCAGGTGGGGCCCGCGCACCTCGCTTTTTTCACTCAAATATAAATGCCCCCTTTGAATCCGCATAAACTTATCACCAGGGATTACATAAACGAAATTAGTTTCAATCCTGATGTCATTTACCGCCTGCACCATCACCAGCTTGCTGTACTTGGACAAGACTTCTGCCAATTTGCTTTCATAATCCTGGGACAGATGCTGAACTACGATGTAAGCAACACCATCTAAGGGAGTATTCTCAAAAAAGGCAATCAGCTCATCAAGGCCACCGGCCGATGCGCCAATGGCAACAATGTGATGTGGTTCAATTGATTTCATTGAGAATTCATTTTCAAACGTTGAAAGTAACTGGTAGACTCTTAAAATATTAGTCCTATGATGGAAAGCAATTTAAAATAGGCCCATGATTTACCGTTAAAGCTCCCTCGTTTTGGAAAATTACTCGCATAATAGGGTGTAAATTAAGATGTCCAACTTAACTAAAAATTCAATGCGGGTATGGTTTTTTCTATGAAAGGTGGTATCAAATTTCGCAGCCTAAGTCAGAACGAGGCCTTAAAGACACATTATGAACCGCGAAATATTCATTGTCGATGACAATACGGATTATCAATTTATTTTTTTCAAACTACTCAAAGAATTGAACACCCCTTATTCGGTTAAATTCTTTGAAAATGCAAAAACCTTGTATCAGCACAGCTTGGTACTTTCCAAACAGGGTGCGGAGTTGCCATCACTTATTGTGTCGGACTTCAATATGCCAGGCATGAATGGACTACAGTTGCTCAGGGAGCTAAAAAAGCCGGTTAAGGATTCTGTCGCGCCGCTTGGAAATATTCCGGTGATAATCATGAGCAATGCGCTTACTGAACAACAGATCGTGCAATGTTATCAGGCAGGGGCTAATGCAGTCGTACTAAAACCTATAGAACTTGCTTTAATGAGAAAGACCGTTAGCTCCATTTTCGAATTTTGGCTTGAACGAGACAAAGTCCATTCCGGCGGGTAGTGAACCTGTCCTATTGCTGGGTAGCTATCATTTCGTTATTTGTGAGCTGGTCTTTTGTTGAAAGGTTAGTATTTTCAATCCCCAACACACTGTCGTCCAAAATCCTGCTGAACTTTCTACCGGTCCGGATCAGGACTGAGCCAAGATATCTCACCCGGGACAAGTCCTGATAATTTTTCAGCTTTTCCGCATGAGCAGTATTTTTTTTAGGGCGATACTTGACATACTGCCGGACTTTTCGGTACTCCAGCGAATCTCCCGGAAGCTGCACGTAGGATACAATTCTGTCACTAAAAACCGGCTCCCAGTTGGTCAGACATGCTTCTTCCGGCAAACGTTCTATCATTTCGACCTGGGCATGGGCAGGTACGCAAAAGCCCGCGAATAGCGTCGCTGTAAGTATAATGAATTTGTATTTTTTCATAATTTGTTGATATAACCTTTCTAAT
Coding sequences:
- a CDS encoding response regulator, which gives rise to MNREIFIVDDNTDYQFIFFKLLKELNTPYSVKFFENAKTLYQHSLVLSKQGAELPSLIVSDFNMPGMNGLQLLRELKKPVKDSVAPLGNIPVIIMSNALTEQQIVQCYQAGANAVVLKPIELALMRKTVSSIFEFWLERDKVHSGG
- a CDS encoding CheR family methyltransferase, with protein sequence MKSIEPHHIVAIGASAGGLDELIAFFENTPLDGVAYIVVQHLSQDYESKLAEVLSKYSKLVMVQAVNDIRIETNFVYVIPGDKFMRIQRGHLYLSEKSEVRGPHLTINTFFSSLAADCGTKAIGIILSGLGSDGSNGVKAIKKAGGMVIARNPETTEFKSMPSNAVATGMVDFIVEPEAMPGVIEEYVKREIELLAAGISDEENMAGLIELISQQLPLDFSDYKESTILRRIKRRAAYNNFSRLETYLEFAKGSPSETEALAKDFLISVTAFFRDAEAFDSLEKRVLPAIIKGLASGQEIRIWVTGCATGEEAYSMAILVRELLGEKAQEHEVKIFATDIDTAALAHAGKGIYTASVVSQVPQKYLEKYFVQEGDDYKVVPEIRRTLIFSRHDLVKNPPYCNMHLISCRNLLIYMTPTLQQKIYHMLLFGLKPEGYLFLGSSENPLPILKSLKVIDKNSKVYKKLDASPSVNFETFTVPEYTYYKPASLGPSQPENIKIPDRTLDGAIIETLFNEEQRLLICVDENNKVLKSYGPTGKFLTQKNFTSDLTELLPGPLAIAFKTACNKVSETPQKAVVTGIVIKQSKETIKVTLAVSPMIYKGRPNGFLLVQFTHDEHSALLPGAMEFDENLYLDDYSRFLEQENKDQKEQLAAASEKLFALNENMQSFNEELLSANEEMQSTNEEMQSINEELHTINADYQLKNKELLELNDDLNNYFKSNINGQLFVSSDLRLMRFSPGTVRHINLLESDIGRPISNISTNFRFETLSEDINHVLNNGYSITREIQSNDGKWYQVMTMAYIRQLGNKRTGAIITFNDITQLKEIQQQLDKKNQILTRINADLDNFVHTASHDLLEPLGNIEFSIGLMDSMPVDNPELKPFLEIIRRSVKNFSSLVKDIGAVAKIEDEAIKTELVDLNEILDNILWSLGETIKQSGALITSDLKVGHILFSKKNLRSILFNLVSNAIKYCSEESPVINIQTVVAGEFTALSVQDNGIGISPDEIDKVFDKYGRLQTDREGQGIGLYLAKKIIDTAGGSIRVESTPGSGSKFVIYFPVQG